One Streptomyces sp. SAI-135 DNA segment encodes these proteins:
- a CDS encoding AAA family ATPase: MLGPVETRSVSPVFVGRTEELNSLNEALSRAAAGEPQALLLGGEAGVGKTRLVEEFATAACRQGAVVALGGCVEIGADGLPFAPFSTALRALRRALPDELAAAAAGQEEELARLLPEVGEAIPVRSGGRHDEESMARLFELTARLLERVAAERTVVVALEDLHWADASTRHLLAYLFRTLRTGRLVVLATYRADDIHRRHPLRPLLAELDRLRTVRRIELGRFNRDEVSRQIAGILATEPNPAQVDEIFERSDGNAFFVEELAVCATEGCGTGLTDSLRDLLLVRVEGLPESTQRVARVAAEGGSTVEYRLLAAVTRLAEDDLIEALRVAVNANILIPAPDGDGYRFRHSLVREAVADDLLPGERSRLNRRYAEALEADPTLVPADERVMRLASYWYHAHDAAKALPAVLDASVTARRRHAYSEQLRLLERAMELWDSAPEDVRAALRPVDYTEVYPPCGCDPATTPLRYLDLMAEAAVAGRLGGERERALKITKRALNILEDDGDPLRAAWFWVQRSHLVQGLARGDGWAELAAAEDLVRGLPPSEVHAEVLSTVANWSHVHVPGPEAFSAAERAVEYARMVGAREIEMNARLTLAGLVVESGSVRTGLDEMFDVLRRTLDDGIPSVASRAYVNLPSSLESIGRSREAVNILEEGLIHARRHGLSDKEAWIWGNLAESLYSLGQWDRAAEAASQAERVGQSAKPRGFHAVNRAALSLARGNLTEAARQLASARGYFGSHDQAPQHELPLADITIGVAAGEGRLLDARAELERVLDSGFPPGTQRYAWPLLLTAAAMEADSLGLPVAEQGRTKILDRIREAARPLATHAPVWLAHDRWLRAELLRAENADTPDHWHEALSVVEPLERPYDLARVRHRLAQSLLSAPGGAEQSERDRATELLRLAHAAADHLGARPLADAVLLLARRARLTLTAAPVPDRADPARSLGLTGRERDVLGLVALGRTNRQIAEELFISPKTASVHVSNILAKLGVSGRGEAAAVAHRLGLFPAEDLHASVTE; encoded by the coding sequence ATGCTCGGGCCCGTGGAGACCAGGTCCGTCAGTCCCGTGTTCGTCGGCCGCACCGAAGAGTTGAACAGCCTGAACGAAGCGCTCTCCCGCGCCGCCGCGGGAGAGCCGCAGGCGTTGCTGCTCGGCGGCGAGGCCGGTGTGGGAAAGACCCGGCTCGTCGAGGAGTTCGCCACCGCCGCCTGCCGGCAGGGCGCTGTCGTCGCCCTCGGGGGCTGCGTCGAGATCGGCGCCGACGGACTGCCCTTCGCCCCCTTCTCCACCGCCCTGCGCGCCCTGCGCCGCGCCCTGCCCGACGAACTGGCCGCCGCGGCCGCGGGCCAGGAGGAGGAACTGGCCAGGCTGCTGCCCGAGGTCGGCGAGGCGATCCCGGTCCGGAGCGGCGGCCGCCACGACGAGGAGAGCATGGCCCGCCTCTTCGAACTCACCGCCCGCCTCCTGGAACGGGTCGCCGCCGAACGCACCGTCGTCGTCGCCCTGGAGGACCTGCACTGGGCCGACGCCTCCACCCGGCACCTCCTCGCCTACCTCTTCCGCACCCTGCGCACCGGCCGTCTGGTCGTCCTCGCCACCTACCGCGCCGACGACATCCACCGCCGCCACCCGCTGCGCCCCCTGCTCGCCGAACTCGACCGGCTGCGCACGGTCCGCCGCATCGAACTCGGCCGCTTCAACCGGGACGAGGTGAGCCGCCAAATAGCCGGGATCCTCGCCACCGAACCGAACCCCGCCCAGGTCGACGAGATCTTCGAACGCTCCGACGGCAACGCCTTCTTCGTCGAGGAACTCGCCGTCTGCGCCACCGAGGGCTGCGGCACCGGACTCACCGACTCGCTCCGGGACCTGCTCCTGGTGCGCGTCGAGGGGCTGCCCGAGAGCACCCAGCGGGTCGCCAGGGTCGCCGCCGAGGGCGGCTCCACCGTGGAGTACCGGCTCCTCGCCGCCGTCACCCGGCTCGCCGAGGACGACCTCATCGAGGCGCTGCGCGTCGCCGTCAACGCCAACATCCTCATCCCGGCACCCGACGGCGACGGCTACCGCTTCCGGCACTCCCTGGTGCGCGAGGCCGTCGCCGACGACCTGCTGCCCGGCGAACGCTCCCGCCTCAACCGCCGCTACGCCGAAGCCCTGGAGGCCGACCCCACGCTCGTCCCCGCCGACGAGCGGGTCATGCGCCTGGCCAGCTACTGGTACCACGCCCACGACGCCGCCAAGGCGCTGCCCGCCGTCCTGGACGCCTCCGTCACCGCCCGCCGCCGGCACGCCTACTCCGAGCAACTCCGGCTCCTGGAACGCGCGATGGAGCTGTGGGACTCCGCCCCCGAGGACGTCCGGGCCGCCCTGCGCCCCGTCGACTACACCGAGGTCTACCCGCCCTGCGGCTGCGACCCCGCCACCACCCCGCTGCGCTACCTCGACCTGATGGCCGAGGCCGCGGTCGCCGGCCGGCTGGGCGGCGAACGCGAACGCGCCCTGAAGATCACCAAGCGGGCGCTGAACATCCTGGAGGACGACGGCGACCCGCTGCGCGCCGCCTGGTTCTGGGTCCAGCGCTCCCATCTCGTCCAGGGGCTGGCCCGCGGCGACGGCTGGGCCGAACTGGCCGCCGCCGAGGACCTGGTCCGCGGACTGCCGCCGTCCGAGGTGCACGCCGAGGTGCTGTCCACCGTCGCCAACTGGTCCCATGTGCACGTCCCCGGCCCGGAGGCCTTCTCGGCCGCCGAACGCGCGGTGGAGTACGCCCGCATGGTCGGCGCCCGCGAGATCGAGATGAACGCACGGCTCACCCTCGCCGGCCTGGTCGTGGAGTCCGGCAGCGTCCGGACCGGCCTGGACGAGATGTTCGACGTCCTGCGCAGGACCCTCGACGACGGCATCCCCAGCGTCGCCAGCCGTGCCTACGTCAACCTGCCCTCCTCCCTCGAAAGCATCGGCCGCTCCCGGGAAGCCGTGAACATCCTGGAAGAAGGGCTGATCCACGCGCGGCGCCACGGCCTCTCCGACAAGGAGGCCTGGATCTGGGGCAACCTCGCCGAGTCCCTCTACTCGCTGGGCCAGTGGGACCGGGCCGCGGAGGCCGCCTCCCAGGCGGAGCGGGTCGGCCAGAGCGCCAAGCCCCGCGGCTTCCACGCCGTGAACCGCGCCGCACTCTCGCTCGCCCGCGGCAACCTCACCGAGGCCGCACGGCAACTGGCCTCCGCGCGCGGGTACTTCGGCTCCCACGACCAGGCCCCCCAGCATGAACTCCCCCTCGCCGACATCACCATCGGAGTCGCCGCCGGCGAGGGCCGCCTCCTGGACGCCCGCGCCGAACTCGAACGGGTCCTGGACTCCGGCTTCCCGCCCGGCACCCAGCGCTACGCCTGGCCGCTGCTGCTCACCGCCGCCGCCATGGAGGCCGACAGCCTCGGCCTGCCCGTCGCCGAACAGGGCCGCACGAAGATCCTCGACCGCATCCGGGAGGCCGCCAGGCCGCTGGCTACCCACGCGCCCGTCTGGCTGGCCCACGACCGCTGGCTCCGCGCCGAACTGCTGCGCGCCGAGAACGCCGACACCCCCGACCACTGGCACGAGGCCCTCAGTGTCGTCGAACCCCTGGAGCGCCCCTACGACCTGGCCCGCGTCCGCCACCGGCTCGCCCAGTCCCTCCTGTCCGCCCCCGGCGGCGCCGAGCAGTCCGAACGTGACCGGGCCACCGAACTGCTCCGCCTCGCCCACGCCGCCGCCGACCACCTCGGCGCCAGGCCCCTCGCCGACGCGGTCCTGCTGCTCGCCCGGCGTGCCCGCCTCACCCTGACCGCGGCCCCGGTGCCCGACCGGGCCGACCCGGCCCGCTCCCTCGGCCTCACCGGGCGCGAACGCGACGTCCTGGGGCTGGTAGCCCTCGGCCGCACCAACCGCCAGATCGCCGAGGAACTGTTCATCTCCCCGAAGACGGCCAGCGTCCACGTGTCCAACATCCTCGCCAAGCTCGGCGTCTCCGGGCGGGGCGAAGCCGCGGCGGTGGCACACCGGCTGGGGCTGTTCCCGGCGGAGGATCTCCACGCGTCCGTCACGGAGTGA
- a CDS encoding GNAT family protein — translation MYAISLGDDGAELRPLEPWHAEEFLANLERGREFIGQYIPFGSQAVDVASARETLQRYARMRADDTGGYHGIWLDGKLVGGVLTLNFDAAQGNCEVGCWLEPAATGRGLITRAMRVLIDWVVEERGIHRIEWVAASGNTASINVARRLGMTRDGVRREAHPYRGVRHDLEVWSILAPEWREARERAARNDH, via the coding sequence ATGTACGCGATATCGCTGGGTGACGACGGGGCGGAACTGCGGCCCCTGGAGCCGTGGCACGCCGAGGAGTTCCTCGCGAACCTGGAGCGGGGCCGGGAGTTCATCGGGCAGTACATCCCCTTCGGGTCCCAGGCCGTCGACGTGGCCTCCGCGCGCGAGACGCTCCAGCGCTACGCCCGGATGCGCGCCGACGACACCGGCGGCTACCACGGCATCTGGCTGGACGGAAAGCTCGTCGGCGGGGTGCTCACCCTCAACTTCGACGCCGCCCAGGGCAACTGCGAGGTCGGCTGCTGGCTGGAGCCCGCCGCCACCGGACGCGGACTGATCACCCGGGCCATGCGGGTACTGATCGACTGGGTGGTCGAGGAACGCGGCATCCACCGGATCGAATGGGTCGCCGCCTCCGGGAACACGGCCAGCATCAATGTCGCCCGGCGCCTGGGAATGACCCGCGACGGAGTCCGCCGTGAGGCGCACCCCTATCGTGGCGTACGGCACGACCTCGAGGTGTGGTCGATTCTCGCCCCCGAGTGGCGTGAGGCACGCGAGCGTGCAGCCCGGAACGATCATTAA
- a CDS encoding PQQ-dependent sugar dehydrogenase, with protein MIVHRRAVTAVLAATTLLLTAGCSSDGGGGDGAGGSPSSSGTASGSSPTRQAAEATPPAKGSVKVVRTVAEGLKTPWGLAPLPDGDLLVSSRDEGTITRVDGQSGRKTELGRVSGVSAAGEGGLLGIALSPDYASDHMVYAYFTSDSDNRVVRMVYDERKDSGEQLGAPDTVFKGIPKGFIHNGGRIAFGPDGMLYAVTGESGNTGLSQDRKSLGGKILRLTPEGEPAPGNPFPDSPVYSYGHRNVQGLAWDSHQRLFASEFGQDTWDELNAIKPGDNYGWPTAEGRSDDKEFHNPTAQWHTDDASPSGAAFAEGSLWMAGLKGQRLWRIPLKGTAASADPQAFLKGEYGRLRTVVSAGGDKLWLVTSNTDGRGSPKAGDDRILEIQVS; from the coding sequence ATGATCGTGCATCGTCGAGCTGTGACGGCCGTGCTGGCCGCGACCACGCTGCTGCTGACGGCCGGCTGCTCCTCCGACGGCGGAGGAGGGGACGGAGCCGGCGGCAGCCCCTCGTCGAGCGGCACGGCCTCGGGGTCCTCCCCCACCCGGCAGGCCGCGGAGGCGACCCCGCCGGCGAAGGGCTCGGTGAAGGTGGTGCGCACGGTCGCCGAGGGCCTCAAGACCCCGTGGGGCCTCGCCCCGCTCCCGGACGGGGACCTGCTCGTCTCCTCACGGGACGAGGGCACGATCACCCGTGTCGACGGGCAGTCGGGCAGGAAGACGGAGCTGGGCCGGGTGTCCGGGGTGTCCGCGGCCGGCGAGGGCGGCCTCCTGGGCATCGCCCTGTCGCCGGACTACGCCTCGGACCACATGGTCTACGCCTACTTCACCTCCGACTCGGACAACCGCGTGGTCAGGATGGTCTACGACGAGCGGAAGGACTCCGGCGAGCAGCTGGGCGCCCCCGACACCGTCTTCAAGGGCATCCCGAAGGGCTTCATCCACAACGGCGGCCGGATCGCGTTCGGCCCGGACGGCATGCTGTACGCGGTCACGGGCGAGAGCGGCAACACCGGACTGTCCCAGGACCGCAAGTCCCTGGGCGGCAAGATCCTGCGCCTGACCCCGGAGGGCGAACCGGCGCCGGGCAACCCGTTCCCGGACTCCCCCGTGTACTCCTACGGCCATCGCAATGTGCAGGGCCTCGCCTGGGACTCGCACCAGCGGCTGTTCGCCTCGGAGTTCGGCCAGGACACCTGGGACGAGCTGAACGCGATCAAGCCGGGCGACAACTACGGCTGGCCCACGGCCGAGGGCAGGTCCGACGACAAGGAGTTCCACAACCCGACAGCCCAGTGGCACACCGACGACGCCTCCCCCAGCGGTGCCGCCTTCGCCGAGGGCTCCCTGTGGATGGCCGGCCTGAAGGGCCAGCGGCTGTGGCGCATCCCGTTGAAGGGCACGGCGGCCTCGGCGGACCCGCAGGCGTTCCTGAAGGGTGAGTACGGCAGGCTGCGCACGGTGGTCTCCGCCGGCGGGGACAAGCTGTGGCTCGTCACCAGCAACACCGACGGGCGTGGCAGCCCGAAGGCCGGGGACGACAGGATCCTGGAGATACAGGTCAGCTAG
- a CDS encoding 2-hydroxyacid dehydrogenase, whose translation MSADVWLPIPPDDIEGLPEGPEYRFWDGQEDFPADPADCAYYVVPYMKPLDVVLRPMPHLSSVEVVQTLSAGVDNVTPGLKHLRPGVRLCNARGVHEASTAELTLTLVLASLRGIPAFVRAQDKGEWRGGFHPALADKSVLIVGYGSIGSAIEDRLVPFELARVARVARSARTTERGPVHPLAELPALLPEADVVILSTPLDETTRHLADAEFLARMKDGALLVNVARGPVVDTKALLAELETGRITAALDVTDPEPLPPGHPLWQAPGVLVSPHVGGPTSAFLPRAKRLLVDQLNRYVNQEPLRNVILTTGSNGA comes from the coding sequence ATGAGTGCTGACGTGTGGCTTCCCATCCCGCCCGACGACATCGAGGGGCTCCCCGAGGGCCCCGAGTACCGCTTCTGGGACGGCCAGGAGGACTTCCCGGCGGACCCGGCCGACTGCGCGTACTACGTCGTCCCCTACATGAAGCCCCTGGACGTGGTCCTGCGGCCGATGCCCCACCTGAGTTCGGTCGAGGTCGTGCAGACGCTGTCGGCGGGCGTCGACAACGTGACACCGGGCCTGAAGCACCTGCGTCCCGGGGTGCGGTTGTGCAACGCGCGCGGTGTGCACGAGGCGAGCACCGCCGAGCTCACGCTCACCCTGGTCCTCGCCTCGCTGCGCGGGATCCCCGCGTTCGTGCGCGCCCAGGACAAGGGGGAGTGGCGCGGCGGGTTCCACCCCGCGCTCGCCGACAAGAGCGTCCTCATCGTCGGCTACGGCTCGATCGGCTCCGCCATCGAAGACCGGCTCGTACCCTTCGAACTCGCGCGGGTGGCGCGCGTCGCGCGCTCCGCGCGCACCACGGAGCGCGGCCCCGTGCACCCGCTCGCCGAACTGCCCGCCCTGCTCCCCGAGGCGGACGTCGTCATCCTGTCCACGCCCCTCGACGAGACCACCCGTCACCTGGCCGACGCCGAGTTCCTTGCCCGTATGAAGGACGGCGCGCTCCTGGTCAACGTCGCCCGCGGCCCCGTCGTCGACACCAAGGCGCTGCTCGCCGAGCTGGAGACCGGCCGCATCACGGCCGCCCTCGACGTCACCGACCCCGAGCCGCTCCCCCCGGGGCACCCCCTGTGGCAGGCGCCGGGCGTACTCGTCAGCCCCCACGTCGGAGGACCCACGTCCGCGTTCCTGCCGCGCGCCAAGCGCCTGCTGGTGGATCAGTTGAACCGTTATGTGAACCAGGAGCCCTTGCGCAACGTGATCCTTACGACGGGATCGAACGGCGCGTGA
- a CDS encoding methyltransferase domain-containing protein gives MPNDITPRTSRTSNEDLTRLLTQARYPRSNSYDVRWVIENQMGPNALWLLEWLAPALGLDTLRPCARVLDLGCGRAMTSVFLAREYDVQVTAADLWVRPDENARRITEAGFADRVLPVHAEAHDLPFAEGSFDAIVSVDAYQYFGTNDLYLPELTRLLKPGGRIGVVVPALREEPAGVEPPEHLKPYWDPGYWAFHSAEWWHRQWTRSGAVEVEAADWQEDGWKDWLLWCEVIAEESPEEFHRTMAREVGEMVRVDEGRTLGFVRVVGRRKQ, from the coding sequence ATGCCGAACGACATCACCCCGAGGACCTCGCGGACCTCGAATGAGGACCTCACCCGGCTGCTGACCCAGGCCCGCTACCCCCGCAGCAACAGCTACGACGTCCGCTGGGTCATCGAGAACCAGATGGGCCCGAACGCACTGTGGCTGCTGGAGTGGCTCGCGCCCGCCCTGGGCCTGGACACCCTGCGCCCCTGCGCCCGTGTGCTGGACCTGGGCTGCGGCCGGGCCATGACCTCGGTCTTCCTGGCCAGGGAGTACGACGTCCAGGTCACCGCGGCCGACCTGTGGGTCAGGCCCGACGAGAACGCGCGGCGCATCACCGAGGCCGGTTTCGCCGACCGCGTGCTGCCCGTGCACGCCGAGGCGCACGACCTGCCGTTCGCCGAGGGCAGCTTCGACGCGATCGTGAGCGTCGACGCGTACCAGTACTTCGGCACCAATGATCTGTATCTGCCCGAACTGACGCGGCTGCTCAAGCCGGGCGGCCGGATCGGGGTGGTCGTGCCCGCGCTGCGGGAGGAACCGGCGGGGGTCGAACCGCCGGAGCACCTCAAGCCGTACTGGGACCCCGGATACTGGGCGTTCCACTCCGCCGAGTGGTGGCACCGCCAGTGGACCCGCTCCGGAGCCGTGGAGGTCGAGGCCGCCGACTGGCAGGAGGACGGCTGGAAGGACTGGCTGCTGTGGTGCGAGGTGATCGCCGAGGAGAGCCCGGAGGAGTTCCATCGCACGATGGCCCGCGAGGTCGGCGAGATGGTGCGCGTCGACGAGGGCCGCACGCTGGGGTTCGTCCGGGTCGTAGGACGCCGTAAGCAGTAG
- a CDS encoding MMPL family transporter has translation MAALARWCVRRRLVVVLLWLLALGGVSAGAAVAGSAYSNDYEVPGTESGRATQLLQDGFPDLGGDSDTVVWHVTSGSVRAADVEQTMTTTLNKIADLPGVAAVVSPYDDTGAGRVSADGHTAYATVTFADAAEDIDASEAKAVVDTAKDAEADGLQVELGGSAIALTESSGGHTAEVVGVLVAALVLFLAFGSLAASLLPIGTALVGVGTAYAGIGLLGHAMTVADFAPMLGMLIGLGVGIDYALFVVTRHRRGLKRGLSVTESVVNAVTTTGRAVVFAGATVCIALLGMLILRLGFLNGVAIAASLTVVLTVAASVTLLPALLSLIGMRALSRRERRRLAEHGPEPELPTGFAHRWSAFVERHPKLLGAVALLVITVLALPTLGLRLGTSDQGNGPSSSTTRQAYDLLADGFGPGVNGPLTLVTPVDGAEDRLLLDNLDATLRTTEGIASTTPVTYDTGGDLAYFTVVPDSAPQSRQTSDLVDRLRTEVLPRAETGTSLDIHVGGMTASYDDFADVIVGKLPLFVGVVISLGCLLLLLAFRSVGIPLKAAAMNVAAVAAAFGVVVAIFQWGWGSELLGLGRAGPIEPFLPVIMVSVLFGLSMDYQVFLVSRMYEEWLETGDNRRAVRVGLAETSRVINSAAVIMISVFLAFVLSGDRVIAMFGIALAAAVALDAFVLRTLLVPALMHLLGGANWWLPGWLDRRMPRISIEPPECRAAHERLDEVVEELEKERDGDVRDIAG, from the coding sequence GTGGCAGCCCTCGCACGCTGGTGTGTCCGACGACGCCTGGTCGTCGTCCTCCTGTGGCTCCTCGCCCTCGGCGGGGTCAGCGCGGGTGCCGCCGTCGCCGGGTCCGCCTACTCGAACGACTACGAGGTCCCCGGCACCGAGTCGGGCCGCGCCACCCAGCTGCTCCAGGACGGCTTCCCGGACCTCGGGGGCGACAGCGACACCGTCGTCTGGCACGTCACCTCGGGCTCGGTCCGGGCCGCCGACGTCGAGCAGACGATGACCACCACCCTGAACAAGATCGCGGACCTGCCCGGAGTGGCCGCCGTGGTCAGCCCCTACGACGACACGGGCGCGGGGCGGGTCAGCGCCGACGGACACACCGCGTACGCCACCGTGACCTTCGCCGACGCGGCCGAGGACATCGACGCCTCCGAGGCGAAGGCCGTCGTGGACACCGCCAAGGACGCCGAGGCGGACGGGCTCCAGGTGGAGCTGGGCGGCAGCGCCATCGCCCTCACCGAGTCCTCGGGCGGGCATACCGCCGAGGTCGTCGGTGTGCTCGTCGCCGCCCTCGTGCTGTTCCTGGCCTTCGGCTCGCTCGCCGCCTCGCTGCTGCCCATCGGCACCGCCCTGGTCGGGGTGGGCACAGCCTACGCGGGGATCGGGCTGCTCGGGCACGCCATGACCGTCGCCGACTTCGCGCCGATGCTCGGCATGCTGATCGGGCTAGGCGTCGGCATCGACTACGCGCTGTTCGTCGTCACCAGACACCGGCGCGGCCTGAAACGCGGGCTGAGCGTCACCGAGTCCGTCGTGAACGCCGTCACCACCACCGGGCGCGCGGTCGTCTTCGCGGGTGCCACGGTTTGCATCGCCCTGCTGGGCATGCTGATCCTCCGGCTCGGCTTCCTCAACGGCGTCGCCATCGCCGCCTCCCTGACCGTCGTCCTCACGGTCGCCGCGTCCGTGACGCTGCTGCCCGCCCTGCTCTCCCTCATCGGCATGCGCGCCCTGAGCCGGCGCGAGCGGCGCCGGCTCGCCGAGCACGGACCCGAGCCGGAGCTGCCGACCGGGTTCGCCCACCGCTGGTCCGCCTTCGTGGAACGGCACCCCAAGCTGCTCGGCGCCGTCGCCCTGCTGGTCATCACCGTCCTCGCCCTGCCCACCCTGGGCCTGCGGCTGGGCACCTCCGACCAGGGCAACGGCCCGAGCTCCTCGACCACCCGGCAGGCCTACGACCTCCTCGCGGACGGCTTCGGGCCCGGTGTCAACGGACCGCTGACCCTGGTGACGCCGGTCGACGGCGCCGAGGACAGACTCCTCCTCGACAACCTCGACGCCACCCTGCGCACCACCGAGGGCATCGCCTCCACCACCCCGGTGACCTACGACACCGGCGGCGACCTCGCCTACTTCACGGTCGTCCCCGACTCCGCCCCGCAGTCCCGGCAGACCAGCGACCTGGTGGACCGGCTGCGCACCGAGGTGCTGCCACGCGCCGAGACCGGCACCTCCCTCGACATCCATGTCGGCGGGATGACCGCCTCCTACGACGACTTCGCCGACGTCATCGTCGGCAAGCTGCCCCTGTTCGTCGGCGTCGTCATCTCTCTGGGCTGTCTGCTGCTCCTGCTCGCCTTCCGCTCCGTCGGCATCCCGCTGAAGGCCGCCGCGATGAACGTCGCCGCCGTCGCCGCCGCCTTCGGCGTGGTCGTGGCGATCTTCCAGTGGGGCTGGGGCAGCGAACTGCTGGGGCTGGGCCGCGCCGGACCCATCGAACCCTTCCTGCCCGTGATCATGGTCTCGGTCCTCTTCGGGCTCTCCATGGACTACCAGGTCTTCCTGGTCAGCCGGATGTACGAGGAGTGGCTGGAGACCGGGGACAACCGGCGGGCCGTCCGCGTCGGCCTCGCCGAGACCAGCCGGGTGATCAACTCCGCCGCGGTCATCATGATCTCCGTCTTCCTCGCCTTCGTGCTCAGCGGCGACCGCGTGATCGCCATGTTCGGGATAGCGCTCGCCGCCGCCGTGGCCCTCGACGCCTTCGTCCTGCGCACGCTCCTCGTCCCCGCCCTCATGCACCTCCTCGGCGGCGCCAACTGGTGGCTGCCCGGCTGGCTGGACCGCCGCATGCCCCGCATCAGCATCGAACCGCCCGAGTGCCGCGCCGCGCATGAAAGGCTGGACGAGGTCGTGGAGGAGCTGGAGAAGGAGCGGGACGGGGATGTACGCGATATCGCTGGGTGA
- a CDS encoding DUF6191 domain-containing protein — protein MFNMFEELFAPGRKHTHDEQNRLELTREDVGDGDPGRGPIDLTSGKVVVRRAGPDGGEAPDVISDPDPEARPG, from the coding sequence ATGTTCAACATGTTCGAGGAACTGTTCGCGCCCGGCCGCAAGCACACCCATGACGAACAGAACCGGCTGGAGCTGACCCGCGAGGACGTCGGCGACGGCGACCCCGGACGCGGACCGATAGATCTCACGTCCGGCAAGGTCGTCGTCCGCCGGGCCGGGCCGGACGGGGGCGAGGCACCCGACGTCATCTCGGACCCGGACCCGGAAGCGCGTCCGGGCTAG